A genomic window from Pseudomonas leptonychotis includes:
- a CDS encoding acetyl-CoA carboxylase biotin carboxylase subunit: MIKKILIANRGEIAVRIVRACAEMNIRSVAVYSDADRQALHVKRADEAHGIGADPLAGYLNPRKLVNLAVETGCDALHPGYGFLSENAELADICAERGIKFIGPSAEVIRRMGDKTEARRSMIAAGVPCTPGTEGNVADLHEALSEGDRIGYPVMLKATNGGGGRGIRRCNSREELEQAFPRVISEATKAFGRAEVFLEKCIVNPKHIEAQILGDSFGNVVHLFERDCSIQRRNQKLIEIAPSPQLTPEQRAYIGDLSVRAAKAVGYENAGTVEFLLAEDGELYFMEMNTRVQVEHTITEEITGIDIVREQIRIASGLELSVKQEDIIHRGFALQFRINAEDPKNNFLPSFGKITRYYAPGGPGVRTDTAIYTGYTIPPYYDSMCLKLVVWALTWEEALARGLRALDDMRVQGVKTTAAYYQEILRNPEFRSGQFNTSFVEAHPELTEYSIKRNPSHLAIAIATAIAAHAGL, encoded by the coding sequence GTGATCAAGAAAATACTAATAGCCAATCGCGGTGAGATTGCAGTGCGCATTGTGCGCGCCTGTGCCGAAATGAATATTCGCTCGGTGGCCGTCTACTCCGATGCTGACCGTCAGGCATTGCACGTCAAGCGTGCCGACGAGGCTCACGGTATTGGTGCCGATCCGCTGGCCGGTTATCTGAACCCGCGCAAGCTGGTCAATCTGGCGGTGGAGACCGGCTGTGATGCGCTGCACCCCGGCTATGGTTTTTTGTCTGAGAACGCCGAGCTGGCCGATATTTGCGCCGAGCGTGGGATCAAGTTTATCGGGCCGTCGGCCGAAGTGATCCGCCGTATGGGTGACAAGACCGAGGCGCGGCGCAGCATGATCGCCGCCGGCGTACCCTGCACCCCCGGCACTGAAGGCAACGTGGCGGACCTGCATGAAGCGTTGAGCGAGGGTGACCGCATCGGTTACCCGGTAATGCTCAAGGCTACCAACGGCGGCGGTGGACGCGGCATTCGCCGTTGCAACAGCCGTGAAGAGTTAGAACAAGCCTTCCCCCGCGTGATCTCCGAGGCGACCAAGGCCTTCGGCCGCGCCGAGGTGTTTCTGGAAAAATGCATCGTCAATCCCAAGCACATCGAGGCGCAGATCCTCGGAGACAGCTTCGGCAATGTGGTGCACCTGTTTGAGCGTGACTGCTCGATCCAGCGGCGTAACCAGAAGCTGATCGAAATCGCTCCAAGCCCGCAGCTGACGCCTGAGCAGCGTGCCTATATTGGTGACCTGTCGGTGCGTGCGGCCAAGGCGGTGGGCTACGAAAACGCCGGTACCGTGGAATTCCTGCTGGCCGAGGATGGCGAGCTGTACTTTATGGAGATGAACACCCGGGTGCAGGTGGAGCACACCATCACCGAGGAAATCACCGGCATCGACATCGTCCGCGAGCAAATTCGCATCGCCTCGGGTTTAGAGCTGTCGGTCAAGCAAGAAGACATCATTCACCGTGGCTTCGCCTTGCAGTTCCGCATCAATGCCGAGGACCCAAAGAACAACTTCCTGCCCTCGTTCGGCAAGATCACCCGCTACTACGCCCCCGGCGGCCCCGGCGTGCGCACCGACACGGCGATCTACACCGGCTACACCATTCCGCCGTACTACGATTCCATGTGCCTGAAGCTGGTGGTCTGGGCGCTGACCTGGGAAGAAGCCTTGGCCCGTGGCCTGCGCGCCCTGGATGACATGCGCGTGCAAGGGGTGAAGACCACCGCCGCTTATTACCAGGAAATTTTGCGTAACCCGGAATTTCGCAGCGGTCAGTTCAACACCAGCTTCGTCGAGGCGCACCCGGAGCTGACCGAGTACTCAATCAAGCGTAATCCGTCGCACCTGGCCATCGCCATCGCCACCGCCATTGCTGCCCACGCTGGCCTGTAA